One genomic segment of Hydra vulgaris chromosome 14, alternate assembly HydraT2T_AEP includes these proteins:
- the LOC100211930 gene encoding uncharacterized protein LOC100211930 isoform X2 → MVFRFGACYILLHDQGREFCNKLVEDLLLILNMESAKTSAYHPQTNGLTERLTQTLITHLMKLVNNEANDWDELLDPVAFAYRINKQASTKYSPFEIMYGVKAQIPIDLENQTREVFQWDTKIDEAKQGLRMKDFAEKIGAKRNAAKENIAMAQNIQKKRYDIKHSSQKFAVGDKVLKCNRRKDTRMRDKLAQRFHGPYTIIEVLDKGVYRLQDKKRILKQTVNGINLKRWSEQRDTAMSNQSDASDQNNDEVIATETIDNQQMVSKSEYWISKYNLTIGDKQILFSNAWLNDRIIDAVNKMVSTHLGNKNIQSTLLVQTRSGFKAVTCESIIIFHDVNHWVTTACIDREVLYLDSLHGSVSNYVKTQMRQLYFNFVNTEGFLPVTVVPCALQPNASDCGVYAAAFAFQLVIYGKDGTTQTFKNKMMRSHLISCLETSIIKPFPITILRKGEKNKAMQTIHI, encoded by the exons ATGGTATTCAGATTTGGAGCTTGCTACATTCTGCTTCATGACCAAGGACGCGAGTTTTGTAACAAGCTCGTGGAAGatcttttattgatattaaatatGGAATCCGCCAAAACATCAGCATATCATCCTCAGACTAATGGACTGACAGAAAG GTTAACCCAAACATTGATTACCCATTTAATGAAGCTCGTAAACAACGAAGCAAACGACTGGGATGAACTACTGGACCCGGTGGCTTTTGCATATCgaataaataaacaagcttCTACAAAATACTCTCCCTTTGAGATTATGTATGGAGTTAAAGCTCAGATTCCAATTGATTTAGAAAACCAGACAAGAGAAGTTTTTCAATGGGATACCAAAATCGATGAAGCCAAACAAGGATTACGAATGAAAGATTTCGCTGAAAAAATTGGTGCGAAAAGAAACGCAGCTAAAGAGAACATCGCAATGGCACAAAATATTCAGAAGAAACGTTACGATATTAAACATTCAAGTCAAAAATTTGCAGTTGGCGACAAAGTTTTGAAATGCAACAGACGTAAAGACACACGAATGCGCGATAAGTTGGCCCAGAGATTTCACGGCCCTTACACGATAATAGAGGTTTTGGACAAAGGAGTTTATCGGTTgcaagataaaaaaagaatattgaaaCAAACTGTTAACGGTATCAACTTAAAAAGATGGAGTGAACAACGGGATACAGCTATGTCAAATCAGTCTGATGCCTCCGATCAGAATAATGATGAAGTTATAGCAACAGAAACAATCGATAATCAACAAATGGTTTCAAAATCTGAATACTGGATTTCAAAGTACAATCTGACCATTGGAGATAAACAGATCCTTTTTTCAAACGCATGGTTGAACGACAGAATTATTGATGCAGTCAATAAAATGGTTTCAACACATCTTGGTAACAAAAACATTCAATCAACTCTTCTAGTTCAGACACGATCTGGGTTCAAAGCAGTTACCTGTGAGTCCATCATCATTTTTCACGACGTCAACCATTGGGTGACAACTGCATGTATTGACAGAGAGGTTTTGTATTTAGATAGTCTTCATGGTTCTGTTTCAAACTATGTTAAAACTCAAATGAGACAactgtattttaattttgttaataccGAGggttttcttccagtaactgtGGTACCATGCGCACTACAACCGAATGCATCAGACTGTGGTGTTTATGCAGCTGCCTTTGCATTTCAGTTGGTCATTTATGGAAAAGATGGTACGACGCAGacgtttaaaaacaaaatgatgcGTTCACATCTCATTAGCTGTTTGGAAACATCAATCATCAAACCTTTTCCGATAACCATCTTACGtaaaggtgaaaaaaataaagcgaTGCAAACTATTCACATTTAG